The bacterium DNA window AATCCCCGCAGGATTAATTGAATATATCCGCAGTGTCAGTATTCCATATGTGTTTGTCGATAATCTCCCGAAAACCGGACAGATATCTGCTGTGCTGATGGACAATGTGGACGGAGCATTTCAGGCGGTTTCTCATCTGATTAATCTGGGGCACAAACAGATTGCTTTTGTAGGCGGAGATATGGAGCATCCCAGTTTACTGGAGCGTTTCGAAGGATACAAAAAGGCCTTAAATCATTTTAATATACCTTTTAATGAAAAATTAGTTGTTTCTGATGAAAAATATACAGCTATAGAAGATGGGTATAATGCTATTTGTAAAATGATAAAACGCAAAATTGATTTTACCGCAGTATTTGCAGGTAATGATGCAATGGCTCAGGGCTGTATGCGCTGCCTCAGGGAAAATGGGATGGAAGTGCCGGGGCAGGTTGCGCTTGTTGGTTTTGACGATATTGAAAGTGATGTGCAGATTGAGCCGAATTTAACTTCGGTACGTGTAGATAAAATTGAACTGGGTGCTGTGGCAATCCGCCGCCTTGTTGAAATGATTCAGGCAGGACATTTCATACAGGGGAAGACAGTACTTCCCGTTGAATTGGTTATCAGAAGATCAACAGATGTTTAAAGTCAATAAAAAGGAGGTGATTCAAGAGAAAAGAATGAAATGTGAAGGGTTGTTGAGGAAGAGGGGCGTTTTAAGGGGATTTTAAAACTAATATTTTCACAGGAAAGGGAGGTTAGTAATGAGAAAGGTTTTAACAGTCTTTTTATTGGGTTTATTTGCAGCAGGTTTGGTATTTGCCCAGGGTACCCTTCTGGTAAATGGAGACCTGGAAACAATGCAGCCCAATTTCTGGAACTCCATTGGCAGCGGTGCTACAATGACCTGGTCTGCGAATGGTTATGACGGCAGTCTCCGCTCCTTTGAGATTGAGAAAA harbors:
- a CDS encoding LacI family DNA-binding transcriptional regulator, which encodes MGVTIKDVAARAGVSLSTVSLVLNNKNNVSEEMRHKIMQAIKDLDYHPSRIARGLASKTTGNIGFILTDKHFSRAEPFYTKVFLGTEFEARYHHYYVLLTTVEESFRKDKYIPRFLLEKNVDGVILAGKIPAGLIEYIRSVSIPYVFVDNLPKTGQISAVLMDNVDGAFQAVSHLINLGHKQIAFVGGDMEHPSLLERFEGYKKALNHFNIPFNEKLVVSDEKYTAIEDGYNAICKMIKRKIDFTAVFAGNDAMAQGCMRCLRENGMEVPGQVALVGFDDIESDVQIEPNLTSVRVDKIELGAVAIRRLVEMIQAGHFIQGKTVLPVELVIRRSTDV